The nucleotide sequence TGCTTGTGCATTTCCACATATTTTATTACCATCTATTTCTAAGTCATTTCTTTCAGTAAATTCAGCGTTAACACCTAAACATTCTAATGTTTTAATAACAGGTCTAGAAACACTATTGAAATCAAATGCTTTATTTTCATCTTCCTTT is from Streptobacillus felis and encodes:
- a CDS encoding biotin/lipoate A/B protein ligase family protein, producing MEVGRRISGAGAFYRYYNNLSYAIISKEDENKAFDFNSVSRPVIKTLECLGVNAEFTERNDLEIDGNKICGNAQA